Sequence from the Rhodococcus jostii RHA1 genome:
GTGCCTGCGAACTTCGCCGGTGATGGTCGGGACGGCGTAGGACACGAAGTTCGCTCCGCAGCGGGCGTCGAAGCGGTCGACGGCCTTGACGAGACCGAGGCGAGCGACCTGGATCAGGTCGTCGAGCGGTTCTCCGCGACCGTGGAAACGCCGGGCGATGTGTTCGGCGAGCGGCAGGCAACGTTCGATCAGCCGCTGGCGCAACACTTCGCGGCGGGGATCGGAGGCGGCGAGCCGGCCGATGGCCTCGCACTGCGCGGGCACGTCGCGGTATTGGTCGCGCTCGCGGCGCGCGGGCTCGAGCCGTCGGTCGGCTGCTGCGACATCTGCCGCAGGCTTCGAGCGATGCGTCGGCGTCGTCCTCGAGGGGATGCGACGGATTTCGCAGGATGGTGCGATGAGCTGGGTGGACACGTTCATGGCTCTGCCCTTCTCTGACCTGCCGGCATCGGCAATGGCGTCGCTATTCGACGAGTGCGGGGGAGGTGTCGGTGACCTCGTCGGCGAACATCGCCTCGATCCGGGCCTTGATTTCCTCGGTGCTCATCGTTGCTCCGCCTCGCGTGGCAGTAGTGGTGGCGGAAGCGTGGAATGTGGAGCTGGCGGGCATGAGCGCTGTGTCCTGTCGGGTGTGAAGGGTCGGTGTGGAAAAGGTGGCCGGGCAGGCCGTCAGGTCGGCAGCGACGAGAGGAGAGTGAGCGCGCTGAGGGCCAGCGTGGCGATCAGGCCGCCGGCGATCGCTCCGCCGCTGCCTGCGCCGAGAACGAGCACTTCTCCGTCGTGGGGAGCGTTCTGCGGGTTGTGTGTGGTCATCGGTTCTCCTTGGTGCCCATCTCGTGGTGAGAACTTATCTGCGTTCAAGAATATAGATTTGTTCTACAGACATCGCACAGGAAGTTCAAGCGGAATGAGCAAGATTGCTGCTCGAGAGGGCGAGCGCCGGACGGAGAACCGGACGGGTAAGGAATCAGATGAGGCAGGGTGACACTCAGGCCACCCGGGAACTGCGGTGCAGGAGCGCGGAAGCGCGGTCCGCGTAGGGCAGAGCAAACCTGCACCCCCTGCGGCACATTGTGTCTTCCGGACCTTGATAGGATTGATGCGCCCTGAGAAGAAGGGAGATCCGGTGACGTCCTCTCATGTGCCGCTTCGATCGCAGCGGGGTGTGTACGGGATCTCGGTAACGTCGGAGCTGACGGGTATCGGGCCGCAGACGCTGCGCTTGTACGAGCGGCGAGGGTTGATCACACCGACTCGCACGGGCGGTGGAACACGCCGGTACAGCGAGGACGATGTCGCGCGCCTCCAGAAGATCACCGAACTCGTCGCGGCCGGTGTCAATCTGATCGGAATCGGTCAGATTCTTCAGCTCGAAGCCGAGAACGCGATCCTCGCGGCCCGCAACGCCGAGCTGGAGCAGCTCGTGAAGTCCGAGGTCCCTGGTCGGGCCTGAGTCGCGCCTACCGGCTCAGCTGGTGGACTGGTCGTCGGTGGAGTTGAACGCGTCGAACGAGGCGTCGGCCGACTGCCATTTGCCCTCGGCCCGGATATCGGCGAACGCGAGGTCGAACGCGTCGACGAGCCATGCGTGCTCGGCGGCTGCCAGCAGTTCGTCCGAAGCTCCGTCGGTGACTCCCTGGTAGAGGCTCACCCGCCATTCGGATGTGTCGTCGGCGGCGTCGGTCAGTCCGTCGGCAGCGTTGGATGCGAGAAGGTAGCGGTTGTACTCGAAATCGACCCGGATCGCATAGCCCGCACCGGTGTTGACCACATTTGCCGGTCGCTGGGTAGCCGCAGTGAGCGCAGTGAGGGCGTCGCGGTAACGATCTGCGTGTTCCTGAGTGCGGGGCACCGTCTTCTCATCTCTGGCGCAGCGGCCGTGGCACTCGCGGCCACGACACCTCCACGAACCCTGCCCGGGTGGCGTCGGTTCGCGTTCGGTTCGGCTCCGAGATTACGTCACCCTGCCCTGGCCCTCGCCGCAGCCGAGGGTGCATGCTGAGTGGAATATGCAAAATCTATATCCGGTGTTGCAGATTCATTTCGTTCGTTTGTTAACATCGGGTGTTCCTTAAGCAGAAGGGAGCCTGTTGTGACCATCGACGCCTTACCCCGCTCCTGTCGCGGGGTCTACGGAATTGCGGTGACGTCGGAGTTGACGGGCATCGGCCCGCAGACCCTGCGCCTGTACGAGCGTCGCGGATTGCTGACCCCTGCCCGGACCAGCGGCGGCACCCGTAGATACAGCGACGACGATCTGGTCAGGTTGGCGCGCATAGCGCAGCTCATGGAGGACGGAGTGAACGTCCCGGGCATTCAGAGGATCCTCGCGCTCGAATCCGAGAACGCAGATCTGGCGTCCCGGTTGGAGGGGTCGGAAAGCGGCGCATCCGGAGAGTGATCAAGTTGCCGGGTTCGACCGATCGTCGGGTCGATGTCGGTGCCCGCCCCCGGTCTTCTCGAGCACTGGGATCCGCTGTATGTGTCATTTTCGCTGGTCCCGGCGGTTTCGGTGTCGCCATCCCCACGTCGACCGATTCTCTTGCTTGGATGGGTTGAACTTTACTGCTGAGTAGATAAGATGAAATCTATATCAGCCAGAGCAGATAAGTTGAGGATCCGAACGCGCCGCACGCAGACGAGCATGTGACGTTGCGGCAGGGAGAGAACACGCAATGGCCGAACCCGACACTGCCCGTGCAGTCGATGTCGTCAGCGAATTGACGCTGTAAATCGCGAAACCCGGGATCTGCACGAAGGCGCCGACAGCGTCGTCCGGCGAACATTCCCTCGTGTAGTCCCGACTCTGGTCCGCATTCGACTCCAGACGGGAAATCGAACAATGACCCTTGCCCACAATGCAGCCCGCACGAGCACTCCCCGGCACGCGAAGAACCAGCAGGACGAGCCCGACGGTCGTTTCTCGCTCGGGACCGCTCTCGTCGCTGCGCTCGTTGCCGCCGTGCCCGCGATGTCCGTGACCGGATCGGCGGTCCTCGCAGCCGTCACCGCCGCGGCCGTTCTCGCCGGCGTCCTACTCGCGGCGTATCTCATCTCCAGCCTGATCTGACCGCACGCCCGATCCGACTGCACCCCACGAACCGGAAAGGACACATCATGACCGTTACCACCGTCCCCACTCTGATCACCCAGCTGCACGCCGTACTCGATCTGACCAACACCGAGATCCAGGTCGCCGAAACCCGCGTCGCGCAAGCGCGCACCGAGGCCGTGCGCCGAGAACTCACCGAGAACGCCGAGAACGGGCGCCTCCGCGCAGAGGCGATCGAACGCGCCATCCGCGATCTCGGGGGAGTGCCGGAGATCGTCGGTCCGCTGTTCGGCCGGCTGGCGGCGTCGCTGAAGGCGATGGCGGAGCAGGCGCAGCCGTTCGACGAGGCCCTGCTCGGCGACCTCGCCCTCGAACACCAGTTGCTCGACCGGGCGCGGTACGTGAAGGCCCTCGCGACCGCGGCCGGGAAGCAGGACGTCGTCCGGTTGGCCGATCGACTGGTCACCGCGCACGCCGCGACCGTCGACTGGTTGACCACGGTGCTCGCGGAGGAGGCGCTCGGTGGGCCGGCGGCCCTGCGACGCACCCCGTTCCAGGCGGCGACCGGCGCCACGATCCGGCTGATCAACGTCCCCGTCTCGTGGTCCGCGCGTGGCATCGACCGTGCCCTCGACACGGCCCGCACCACCCCGCCGATGCTGAGCGCGTTGCTCGGTCGAGGCGCCCACGCGGGCGACGTCGTCGTGAAGACGCTCGCCGCCTCGCGTGATGCCGCCCTCGAAACGGCGGAGCAGGTCACTCGCAACGAAGGCGCCGACGGAATCGCCGACGCGATCCATTCCGCACGCGCCGCCGGTGGCGTCCTGGAGGCGGACGAACTCCCGATCGCCGACTACGACGACCTCAACGTGTCCCAGGCGGTAGCCGCGGTCAAGGAACTGACCGATCCCTCCGACGTACGCATCGTCGTCGCCTACGAGGAGGCCCACAAGAATCGCCAGGGCGTGGTCTCCGCGGCCCAGACGCGACTGGCCGGAATCGCACAGGAGGTTGCCGGTATCGGCAACTGACGCAACACCGTCGACGAACTCGCCGGCCCCGCCGCCCGGGGCCGGCGGTTTCGTCGTGTCGCGCTCAGCGGAGTCCGGCGAAGAACTCCCGGATGTCCGCGGTCAGGGTCTCGGGCTCTTCGAGTGCGGCGAAGTGACCGCCACGGTCCTCGACGTCGGTCCACCGCGTGATCGCGTGTTCCTGTTCGGCGTAGCGGCGGATGCCGACGTCGTGGGCGAACACGATGACCGCGGTCGGAACCCCGGACGCGGATTTGTCGGCGCCGCACGATGATTCCTGCATGTAGCCGACGTACGCGAACGACGACGCGGTGTCGGTGAGCCAGTACAGCATGACGTTGGTGAGAAGTCGGTCGATGCCGACGACGTCGTGGGGGAGCGCCCCGCGGGGATGCGTCCACTCGCGAAACTTGTCGACGATCCACGCGAGCTGACCCACCGGCGAATCGGCAAGGGCGGCTCCGAGAGTCGCGGGTCTGGTGGACTGGATGGCGATGTAGCCGAACTCCTCGGTCGCGGCGGTCCTGTTCCAGCGGTGACAGGCTCGCTCGCTCCGCCTCGTCCAGCTCGTGGAACGGAACCCCGACGTTGCCGTTGAGATGCACCCCGACCACCGCGTCCGGGGCGATGCGGGCGACCTCGGGGTGAGACGTCCGCACCGATGTCCCCGCCCTGGACCCCGTAGCGCTGGTAGCCGAGCCGGCTCATCAGCTCTGCCCACGCGGTAGCGATACGGGGAGTGTCCCAGCCCGATTCGCGGACCGGTCCGGAGAATCCGCATCCGGGCAGCGACGGCACGACCACATCGAACGCGTCGGCGGGGTCGCCTCCGTGCGCTGTGGGGTCGGTGAGCGGGCCGATCACGTCGAGGAACTCGACGAACGAACCCGGCCAGCCATGGGTGAGGACGAGGGGCAGTGCGTCCGGTTCGGGGGAGCGCACGTGGAGGAAGTGGATGTTCTGCCCGTCGATCTCGGTCACGAACTGCGGGATGGTGTTGAGCGATTTCTTCTGCGCCCGCAAGTCGAACTCGTCGCGCCAGTACGTGACGAGTTCGACCAAGTAGGACGTGGGCACGCCGGTCGCCCAGTCGTCATCCGAAAGGGGTGTGCCGAACCGGGTGCGCGCACGCTACGAAGAATTGAGGACAGTTCCGGTCCTTAATTCCGAAGCTGGTCAGCAGGCCCCGGTCTTGGCGGCGTCGTAGGCCTGGATCATCTGATCCTTGCGCTCCTGCGGGGCGTCCTTCCACTCCGGCGTCTCCGCCGACTGGGTGAAGAGGTCGTCGAGGGCCTTCGTGCGGTCGAACGTCTCGCCGCTCTGCTGGGCGCGAGCCTCCGCGCCGTTCGCGTACTGGAGCAGGCCCTTGCACAGATCCGCGACAGCGGGCAGGTCTGCGGAGGATGCCTCGGTGGCCTCGGTCGTTGCGCTCGCGGGGGACTCGGCCTCGGTGGTGGTCGATTCGGAACTGCACGCCCCGAGCAGGAGGGCGGCAGGGATCAACAGCGCAACGATGGTTCGTGTCATGCGAAATACATACCAGAGGCACGGGTCGGGGGCTGTCGGCCGGTCGGTCCTATGCGCGAAGTGGTAACAGTCCGGCGAGCTGCCGGGCCACCTCGCCCGGCCGCTCACCCAGTTCGCTCACGGCGACATGATCGGCGCCGGCCGCGAGGTGGCTGTGTACCCGCGCGACGATCGCGTCCGCGTCACCCCAGGCGACCAGGTCGTCGACAAGCCGG
This genomic interval carries:
- a CDS encoding MerR family transcriptional regulator: MRPEKKGDPVTSSHVPLRSQRGVYGISVTSELTGIGPQTLRLYERRGLITPTRTGGGTRRYSEDDVARLQKITELVAAGVNLIGIGQILQLEAENAILAARNAELEQLVKSEVPGRA
- a CDS encoding MerR family transcriptional regulator codes for the protein MTIDALPRSCRGVYGIAVTSELTGIGPQTLRLYERRGLLTPARTSGGTRRYSDDDLVRLARIAQLMEDGVNVPGIQRILALESENADLASRLEGSESGASGE